One segment of Streptobacillus ratti DNA contains the following:
- the gatC gene encoding Asp-tRNA(Asn)/Glu-tRNA(Gln) amidotransferase subunit GatC — MVTKEEVVKLAKLSKLSFEKNELEAFQKDLNDIFKYMESLNELNLENVEPLYNILENEGKIYNHEPKIEMDKKMFLKNAPKSDENFISLPVMIGDGNE, encoded by the coding sequence ATGGTTACTAAAGAAGAAGTAGTTAAATTAGCAAAACTATCTAAATTATCATTTGAAAAAAATGAATTAGAAGCTTTTCAAAAAGATTTAAATGATATATTTAAATATATGGAAAGTTTAAATGAATTAAACTTAGAAAATGTAGAACCTTTATATAATATTTTAGAAAATGAAGGTAAGATATATAATCATGAACCAAAAATAGAAATGGATAAAAAAATGTTTTTAAAAAATGCACCTAAAAGTGATGAAAACTTTATTTCTTTACCAGTAATGATAGGTGATGGAAATGAATAA
- the def gene encoding peptide deformylase, translating into MNIYVYEAPILRKKSDEVIEFNDGLRNTLDEMVKTMRLANGIGLAANQVGIDKRFFVLEIEDEIIKVVNPEILSFGEEMVEFQEGCLSIPGIFKNVLRPESITVRYQDENGNVIERELNELKSRAFQHELDHLDGILFIDKISPMSRNLIRKKLEIMKKNSKPREF; encoded by the coding sequence TTGAATATTTATGTTTACGAAGCTCCAATTTTAAGAAAAAAATCAGATGAGGTTATTGAATTTAATGATGGATTAAGAAATACATTAGATGAAATGGTTAAGACTATGAGACTTGCAAATGGTATAGGACTTGCTGCTAATCAAGTTGGAATAGATAAAAGATTTTTTGTTTTAGAAATTGAAGATGAGATAATAAAGGTGGTAAATCCAGAAATATTAAGTTTTGGAGAAGAAATGGTAGAATTTCAGGAGGGGTGTTTAAGTATACCAGGTATATTTAAGAATGTATTAAGACCTGAAAGCATAACTGTAAGATATCAAGATGAAAATGGGAATGTTATAGAAAGAGAATTAAATGAACTTAAATCACGTGCATTCCAGCATGAATTAGATCATTTAGACGGTATTTTATTCATAGATAAAATAAGTCCTATGAGTAGAAATCTTATTAGAAAAAAATTAGAAATTATGAAGAAGAACAGTAAACCAAGAGAATTTTAG
- the priA gene encoding replication restart helicase PriA, producing the protein MYYQIYVKKYVNTYTYESDFPLDVGTFVEINFRNKNLLGVVIRESKKEEIGDFKIKKINKVMEDMVKIPESILNLAIFINSYYITDFHASFKILGPYEKMYKEKLLEIEKKEITINNSIALNEYQQKAYDDIVNSNENIFLLHGITGSGKTEIYIKLIEEALKKDKSSIFLLPEISLSSQMVKGIKKVFGNTVSLIHSKMTPATKLKEWINIYSGNSRVILGARSALFAPVKNLGYIIIDEEHENTYKQEDNARYHSRNVAIKRAMQEGAKVVLGSATPSFESYYLAKKNIFKLVTLNKRFNNMDLPEMEVVDLSNEKSMLSEKLLQNMKDTLLKGEQVILILNRKSHSLLVRCIDCKEKMACPRCSVNLRYSKSKDILECSHCEYRRKMYDTCPYCDSENLEFLGIGIEKLEEELSELFGSENILRMDSSTMTSQKDFDKAYKEFSENKYQIAIGTQILAKGFHFPNVTLVGIINTDQILSLSDFRVGEKTYQLVTQSAGRSGRGDKKGKVILQSYVPDSKLINSIMSGDFEEYFEYDMHIRKLLNLPPFSRMIKIIVSDKKEERALKVIKKIHKDITENFAEVSHIEKAPIFKMNDDFRYNIYIKSNKNEIAKNRKLLFAIKGLSNNTTRILVDIDPLTLY; encoded by the coding sequence ATGTATTATCAAATATATGTAAAAAAATATGTAAACACATATACTTATGAGTCTGATTTCCCTTTAGATGTAGGAACTTTTGTTGAAATTAATTTTAGAAATAAAAATTTATTAGGTGTAGTTATTAGAGAAAGTAAAAAAGAAGAAATAGGGGATTTTAAAATAAAAAAAATAAATAAGGTTATGGAAGATATGGTAAAAATACCAGAAAGTATATTAAATTTAGCTATATTCATTAATTCTTATTACATCACCGATTTTCATGCTAGTTTTAAAATATTAGGTCCTTATGAGAAAATGTATAAGGAGAAATTATTAGAAATAGAAAAAAAAGAAATAACTATTAATAATAGTATAGCCTTAAATGAATATCAACAAAAAGCATATGATGATATAGTAAATTCTAATGAAAACATTTTTCTATTACATGGAATAACAGGTAGTGGAAAAACTGAAATATATATTAAATTAATAGAAGAAGCATTAAAAAAAGATAAATCAAGTATATTTTTATTACCTGAAATTTCTTTAAGCTCACAAATGGTTAAAGGTATAAAAAAAGTATTTGGTAATACTGTAAGTTTAATTCATAGTAAAATGACTCCAGCTACTAAACTTAAAGAATGGATTAATATTTATTCTGGTAATTCAAGGGTCATATTAGGTGCAAGGTCAGCCTTATTTGCTCCTGTTAAGAATTTAGGATATATAATAATAGATGAAGAACATGAGAATACATATAAACAAGAAGATAATGCAAGATATCATAGTAGAAATGTGGCGATAAAAAGAGCTATGCAAGAGGGAGCAAAGGTTGTATTAGGTAGTGCAACGCCATCATTTGAGAGTTATTATCTTGCAAAAAAAAATATATTTAAATTAGTTACTTTAAATAAAAGATTTAATAATATGGACTTACCAGAAATGGAAGTAGTGGATTTATCTAATGAAAAATCAATGTTGTCTGAAAAATTACTTCAAAATATGAAAGATACTTTATTAAAAGGGGAACAGGTAATATTAATATTAAATAGAAAATCCCATTCTTTGTTGGTTAGATGTATAGATTGTAAAGAAAAAATGGCTTGTCCAAGATGTAGTGTTAATTTAAGGTATTCAAAATCTAAAGATATCTTAGAATGTTCACATTGTGAATATAGAAGAAAAATGTATGATACTTGCCCTTATTGTGATAGTGAAAACTTGGAATTTTTAGGTATAGGAATAGAAAAGTTAGAAGAAGAATTATCAGAATTATTTGGTAGTGAAAATATACTTAGAATGGATTCAAGTACCATGACTAGTCAAAAAGATTTTGACAAGGCATATAAAGAATTTAGTGAAAATAAGTATCAAATAGCTATTGGTACACAAATACTTGCTAAGGGATTTCATTTTCCTAATGTAACTTTAGTCGGAATAATTAATACAGATCAAATTTTATCTTTAAGTGATTTTAGAGTAGGAGAAAAAACTTATCAGCTTGTAACACAATCAGCAGGTAGGTCAGGTAGAGGAGATAAAAAAGGAAAAGTAATACTTCAAAGCTATGTTCCTGATTCAAAATTAATTAATTCAATAATGTCTGGAGATTTTGAAGAATATTTTGAATATGATATGCACATTAGAAAATTACTTAATCTACCACCTTTTAGTAGAATGATTAAAATAATAGTTTCTGATAAAAAAGAAGAGAGAGCATTAAAGGTAATTAAAAAAATACATAAAGATATTACCGAAAATTTTGCAGAAGTTTCCCATATTGAAAAAGCCCCAATATTTAAAATGAATGATGACTTTAGATATAACATATATATCAAAAGTAATAAAAATGAAATAGCAAAAAATAGAAAGTTACTTTTTGCTATAAAAGGATTAAGTAATAATACAACAAGAATTTTAGTTGATATAGATCCTTTAACTTTATATTAG
- a CDS encoding penicillin-binding protein — protein MSKLDRWFLKEKNRKKIYFIFFLLFLFLVIVRLFFLQILHKDFSFNVISPIRSYVKEIKAKRGSILTSDNLELAVDLEYQGIVVDPTLFKDKEEIEKFVDIINKVIKNIKVEETVAKIFELKEKNKKYYEFKNVLINVSQRDQIDELIKEVRKNNRENFNARFVYFTRKFKREYINNSVFETIVGFLNKEEKGVYGVEHKYDETLTGENGQATGTAPFSASLAEYTLPYLIDEKIVKNAKDGNNLVLTIDSLLQYSLDDILKDAHNKFEATTTMGIVMESDTGKIVAMSSYPKAVNRAEIKNHNITSLFEPGSIFKPLTVAMAMNEGIINENTLIHSDGYIKVKNRIIRDHDDSTKGTLPVSKIMVNSGNVGLVKISQMMNPETFYNYLPKFGLGKKTGVDISYETTGFLMTPKEFTEVRRSNVSFGQGINMTQLQMLVALNATINGGDLITPQIVEKIVGVNGEVIKNYEIHTKGKVIKESISNKIRKILEEVVSSGTGRGIKLDGYRIGGKTGTAQKAGPNGYEYGKYFSSFFSFFPADKPKYSILITVDEPHGQYYGASVALPLARDILDKIIKYKNVTPSEKVVKNISEIEVVKPKENRNKKIENIKNEFSMNIMPNLIGVTKKNLLELGIDKYSVSITGNGKVIKQYPEAGAKIKVGDKIRLELK, from the coding sequence ATGAGCAAATTAGACAGATGGTTTTTAAAAGAAAAAAATAGAAAAAAAATATATTTTATATTTTTCCTTTTATTCTTGTTTTTAGTAATAGTAAGACTATTTTTTTTACAAATATTACATAAAGATTTTTCATTTAATGTGATTAGCCCTATAAGGTCATATGTAAAAGAAATAAAGGCTAAACGTGGGTCTATACTTACTAGTGATAATTTAGAATTAGCCGTTGATTTAGAATATCAAGGCATAGTTGTAGATCCAACATTATTTAAAGATAAAGAAGAAATAGAGAAGTTTGTAGATATAATTAACAAAGTAATCAAAAATATTAAAGTAGAAGAAACTGTTGCTAAAATTTTTGAATTAAAAGAGAAAAATAAAAAATACTATGAATTTAAAAATGTATTAATTAATGTTAGTCAAAGAGATCAAATTGATGAATTAATTAAAGAAGTTAGAAAAAATAATAGAGAAAATTTTAATGCAAGATTTGTCTATTTTACAAGAAAATTCAAGAGAGAATATATAAATAATTCTGTATTTGAAACTATAGTTGGATTTCTTAATAAAGAAGAAAAAGGTGTTTATGGTGTTGAGCATAAATATGATGAAACACTTACAGGAGAAAATGGACAAGCAACAGGAACAGCTCCTTTTTCAGCATCTTTAGCAGAGTATACATTACCGTATTTAATAGATGAGAAAATAGTTAAAAATGCAAAAGATGGGAATAATCTTGTATTAACAATAGATTCTTTGTTACAATACTCACTTGATGATATTCTTAAAGATGCACATAATAAATTTGAAGCAACTACTACTATGGGTATAGTAATGGAAAGTGATACAGGGAAAATAGTAGCAATGAGTTCTTACCCTAAGGCAGTAAATAGAGCAGAAATAAAGAATCATAATATTACCTCTTTATTTGAGCCAGGTTCAATATTTAAACCTTTGACAGTGGCTATGGCTATGAATGAGGGAATAATTAATGAAAATACTTTAATACATTCTGATGGATATATTAAAGTAAAAAATAGGATAATAAGAGATCATGATGATAGTACTAAAGGTACATTACCTGTATCAAAAATAATGGTAAATTCAGGGAATGTAGGATTAGTTAAAATTTCACAAATGATGAATCCAGAAACTTTCTATAACTATCTGCCAAAATTTGGATTAGGTAAAAAAACAGGTGTGGATATTTCATATGAAACTACTGGGTTTTTAATGACACCAAAAGAATTTACGGAAGTTAGAAGATCTAATGTATCTTTTGGACAAGGAATAAATATGACACAGCTTCAAATGTTGGTTGCTTTAAATGCGACTATTAATGGTGGAGATTTAATAACTCCTCAAATAGTTGAAAAAATAGTGGGAGTTAATGGAGAAGTTATAAAAAACTATGAAATTCATACTAAAGGAAAAGTAATTAAAGAAAGTATAAGTAATAAGATTAGAAAAATACTTGAAGAAGTAGTTTCAAGTGGTACTGGTCGTGGAATAAAACTTGATGGATATAGAATAGGTGGGAAAACAGGAACAGCTCAAAAAGCAGGACCTAATGGTTATGAATATGGGAAATATTTCTCATCATTTTTCTCATTTTTTCCAGCAGATAAACCTAAGTATAGCATATTAATTACTGTAGATGAGCCGCATGGTCAATATTATGGAGCTTCAGTTGCATTACCACTAGCTAGGGATATTTTAGATAAGATAATAAAGTATAAAAATGTAACTCCAAGTGAAAAAGTAGTGAAAAATATTTCTGAAATAGAAGTTGTAAAACCTAAAGAAAACAGAAATAAGAAAATAGAGAATATTAAGAATGAATTTTCTATGAATATTATGCCTAATTTAATAGGTGTAACTAAGAAAAATTTATTAGAATTAGGTATAGATAAATACTCTGTTTCTATAACAGGAAATGGAAAAGTAATAAAACAATATCCAGAAGCTGGAGCTAAAATTAAGGTTGGAGATAAAATAAGATTAGAATTGAAATAA
- the gatB gene encoding Asp-tRNA(Asn)/Glu-tRNA(Gln) amidotransferase subunit GatB, giving the protein MMKEYDIVIGLEVHCQLKTKTKIWCDADANYDEKDPNTCISPVSTGEPGALPRLNEEVLDYAIKAALALNCDINKISYFDRKNYFYPDSPKNYQITQYFKPYAENGYLEFKRNDKDIKVEIERIQIEEDTAKSIHTKHESILNFNRASIPLIEIVTKPCITNPQDAYIYLNNLKERIKYTGVSDVSMELGSLRCDANVSIKEKGSNKLGTRTETKNLNSFKAVVRAIEYEANRQMELIEKGERVIQETRLWDDEKGITRPMRNKEEAMDYRYFPEPDLPPVIIDEERIARLKEEMPEFADEKLARFINKYNMSEVDAGNLVTSINLANYFENLVEVSKEPRLSTNWMLTEVLRVLKEKYISIDEFSISSENLGKLIILLKSETISSKIAKEVFEIMLNEDKDPNIIVKEKGMLQISDEGEIENIVKQVISENPESVQDFLNGKDRAIKALMGQAMKISKGKANPKLVQDLLIKNMK; this is encoded by the coding sequence ATTATGAAAGAGTATGATATAGTAATAGGGTTAGAGGTTCACTGCCAATTAAAAACTAAAACTAAAATATGGTGTGATGCTGATGCAAATTATGATGAAAAAGATCCTAATACTTGTATTTCTCCAGTATCAACAGGTGAGCCTGGAGCTCTTCCTAGATTAAATGAAGAAGTTTTAGATTATGCTATTAAAGCAGCACTTGCTTTAAATTGTGATATTAATAAGATAAGTTACTTTGATAGAAAAAACTATTTTTATCCAGATTCTCCTAAAAATTATCAAATTACACAATATTTCAAACCTTATGCAGAAAATGGATATTTAGAATTTAAAAGAAATGATAAAGATATTAAAGTTGAAATAGAAAGAATACAGATAGAAGAAGACACGGCTAAAAGTATACATACAAAACATGAATCTATATTAAATTTTAATAGAGCAAGTATACCATTAATAGAAATAGTTACTAAACCATGTATTACAAATCCACAAGATGCCTATATATATTTAAATAACTTAAAAGAGAGAATTAAATATACTGGAGTAAGTGATGTAAGTATGGAGCTTGGTTCACTTAGATGTGATGCTAATGTTTCTATTAAAGAAAAAGGTTCTAATAAACTTGGTACTAGAACTGAAACTAAAAATTTAAATTCATTTAAAGCAGTAGTAAGAGCTATAGAATATGAAGCAAATAGACAAATGGAATTAATAGAAAAAGGTGAAAGAGTAATTCAGGAAACAAGACTTTGGGATGATGAAAAAGGTATTACAAGACCTATGAGAAACAAGGAAGAGGCTATGGATTATAGATATTTTCCAGAACCAGATTTACCACCAGTAATAATTGATGAGGAAAGAATAGCTAGATTAAAAGAAGAAATGCCAGAATTTGCTGATGAGAAATTAGCAAGATTTATAAATAAATATAATATGTCTGAAGTTGATGCTGGAAATTTAGTTACATCTATTAATCTTGCAAACTATTTTGAAAATTTAGTTGAGGTTTCAAAAGAACCAAGACTTTCAACTAACTGGATGCTAACAGAAGTATTAAGGGTACTTAAAGAAAAATACATTAGTATAGATGAATTTAGTATAAGTAGTGAGAATTTAGGAAAATTAATTATTTTACTTAAATCTGAAACAATAAGTTCAAAAATAGCTAAGGAAGTATTTGAAATAATGCTTAATGAAGATAAAGACCCTAATATTATAGTTAAAGAAAAGGGTATGTTACAAATATCTGATGAGGGAGAAATAGAAAATATTGTTAAACAAGTAATTTCTGAAAATCCTGAATCTGTACAAGACTTTTTAAATGGTAAAGATAGAGCAATTAAAGCTTTAATGGGTCAAGCTATGAAGATATCTAAAGGTAAAGCAAACCCTAAGCTTGTACAAGATTTATTAATAAAAAATATGAAATAA
- the gatA gene encoding Asp-tRNA(Asn)/Glu-tRNA(Gln) amidotransferase subunit GatA produces MEMNKIYTLTASEMAELIKEGKLTSQDATKSILNRIDEMEDKIGAFVSINRENAIESAKKADETEISSSLHGVPIALKDNIVSLGELTTSASKILSGYYGTYDATVVKRLKEANVVLVGKANMDEFAMGSSNENSSVKLVSNPWDLERVPGGSSGGSAAAVAALEVPIALGTDTGGSVRQPASLTGTVGLKPTYGRVSRYGLMAFGSSLDQVGIIARTSEDVAKTLEIIAGEDIYDSTTVDVEVPKYSEMLNKDISGLRIGIDKNFFNGLSKEIKESIENALDVLVKMGASIVDISLDYAKYSIPTYYIISSAEASSNLSRYDGIRYGHRAEADNVEDIYVKSRTEGFGKEVKRRIMIGSYVLSSGFYDAYYKKASQVRRLIKNDYQKAFENVDIIITPTTPNVAFKKGEKSNNPIEMYLSDIYTVSVSLAGLPAISVPVGFVDKLPVGMQIISNYFREDLLLNVTHKYEMERGKIDYERV; encoded by the coding sequence ATGGAAATGAATAAGATATATACTTTAACTGCTAGTGAAATGGCAGAATTAATAAAAGAGGGTAAATTAACTTCACAAGATGCAACAAAATCAATTTTAAATAGAATAGATGAAATGGAAGATAAAATAGGGGCATTTGTTTCTATTAATAGAGAAAATGCAATAGAGTCAGCTAAAAAAGCAGATGAGACAGAAATATCTAGTTCTTTACATGGAGTTCCTATAGCTCTTAAAGATAATATAGTTTCTTTAGGAGAATTAACTACATCAGCATCTAAAATATTATCAGGTTATTATGGAACATATGATGCAACTGTAGTAAAAAGATTAAAAGAGGCTAATGTAGTTTTAGTTGGTAAGGCTAATATGGATGAATTTGCTATGGGTTCATCTAATGAAAATTCAAGTGTTAAACTAGTTTCAAATCCTTGGGATTTAGAAAGAGTTCCTGGTGGTTCAAGTGGTGGTTCAGCAGCAGCAGTTGCTGCCTTAGAAGTACCTATAGCTTTAGGTACAGATACAGGTGGTTCAGTTAGACAACCAGCATCTTTAACAGGTACTGTTGGATTAAAACCTACTTATGGTAGGGTTTCAAGATATGGTCTTATGGCATTTGGTTCAAGTCTTGACCAAGTAGGAATAATTGCAAGAACATCTGAAGATGTTGCAAAAACTTTAGAAATAATAGCTGGTGAAGATATTTATGATTCAACTACAGTAGATGTAGAAGTTCCTAAATATTCTGAAATGTTAAATAAGGATATTAGTGGTTTAAGAATAGGGATAGATAAGAATTTCTTTAATGGTCTATCTAAAGAAATTAAAGAAAGCATAGAAAATGCTTTAGATGTTTTAGTGAAAATGGGTGCAAGTATTGTAGATATTAGTCTTGATTATGCTAAATATTCTATTCCAACTTACTATATCATTTCATCAGCTGAGGCTTCATCTAATCTTTCAAGATATGATGGAATACGTTATGGTCATAGAGCAGAAGCTGATAATGTAGAAGACATTTATGTTAAATCAAGAACTGAGGGATTTGGTAAAGAGGTTAAAAGAAGAATAATGATAGGTTCATATGTTCTAAGTTCAGGATTTTATGATGCTTATTATAAAAAGGCATCTCAGGTAAGAAGATTAATAAAAAATGATTATCAAAAAGCATTTGAAAATGTAGATATAATAATCACACCAACAACACCTAATGTAGCATTTAAAAAAGGAGAAAAATCAAATAATCCTATAGAAATGTATTTATCTGATATTTATACAGTTTCAGTGTCTCTTGCAGGATTACCAGCAATTTCTGTACCAGTAGGATTTGTGGATAAATTGCCAGTAGGAATGCAAATAATATCTAACTATTTTAGAGAAGATTTATTATTAAATGTTACACATAAATATGAAATGGAAAGAGGAAAAATTGATTATGAAAGAGTATGA